From a single Okeanomitos corallinicola TIOX110 genomic region:
- a CDS encoding patatin-like phospholipase family protein codes for MANKVIEQFVVTFDGQDDYIDFGRNDVSGALSHGSKTFTVSGWINPHELTSNATTYGTRNVFFARSSDRYSDNFEFGINEVGNLDIYIDEKLIKYIKTLGNRELIANQWHFFAIIFNEGELTVYLDGNEYLEFFQGSSLNKATSPITLGATLHNNIYFKGQLAHISIWDCACTPAQIHSLHSGLIIGDEEGLVAYWKLDEGEGKTVKNLVGSSYQGSLHGDPSWDLAGIPFINESSDQSDTETEVIDNINTSISGSIEEETPQSETDHEKSGITETLISPQSQAEAKKDQTQVAVNIQVKQTLIEESQETMNTTAKSKCKILAIDGGGIRGIIPAMLLAEIEKRTQKPIFSLFDLISGTSSGGILALGLTKPKSISGDHLSLAEYSAEDLVHLFVEYGVEIFYEPLFEKLLGPLEDIFFQPKYASTSREDILKQYFGKSLLENNLKEVFVTSYDIEQRIPIFFTNKQEKQQIESKKFRNLSGGFSLLDAALATSATPTYFPPHRIVTSHNTNGFYTLVDGGVFANNPAHLAILEAQLSSKKAGNRVLNTEDIVVVSLGTGSLTTVYPYNEVKNWGLLQWGRPLLNIMFDGGSEVVSGELERLFEPSDNTAKSSYYRFQTFLDGKLEEIDNTKLQNTRQLQTIAQQMISKNSRQIDDLCSLLLE; via the coding sequence GTGGCAAATAAAGTAATTGAGCAATTCGTTGTGACATTTGATGGCCAAGATGATTATATAGATTTTGGCAGAAATGATGTTAGTGGTGCTTTATCTCATGGTAGTAAAACTTTTACAGTTTCAGGATGGATAAATCCCCATGAACTGACAAGCAATGCCACTACTTATGGAACACGTAATGTATTCTTTGCTCGTTCTTCTGATAGATACAGTGATAATTTTGAATTTGGTATTAATGAAGTAGGAAATTTAGATATTTACATTGATGAAAAATTAATAAAGTATATTAAAACTCTTGGTAATAGAGAGTTAATTGCTAATCAATGGCACTTTTTCGCTATTATTTTTAATGAGGGTGAGTTGACTGTATATCTAGATGGGAATGAATATCTGGAGTTTTTCCAAGGTTCTTCCTTAAATAAAGCCACAAGTCCTATAACTTTGGGAGCGACTCTACATAATAATATTTATTTTAAAGGACAATTAGCTCATATTAGTATTTGGGATTGTGCCTGTACTCCAGCACAAATTCATAGTCTTCATTCTGGACTAATTATTGGAGATGAAGAAGGACTAGTCGCTTATTGGAAATTAGATGAAGGTGAAGGCAAAACTGTGAAAAACTTGGTGGGAAGTTCCTATCAAGGCAGTTTACATGGTGATCCTAGTTGGGATTTAGCGGGAATACCATTTATCAATGAATCATCGGATCAAAGTGATACAGAAACGGAAGTTATAGACAATATAAATACAAGCATTTCTGGCAGCATAGAGGAGGAAACACCACAGTCAGAAACAGATCATGAAAAATCGGGGATTACAGAAACTCTGATATCTCCCCAATCACAAGCAGAAGCAAAAAAAGATCAAACTCAAGTCGCTGTCAATATTCAAGTCAAACAAACATTAATTGAGGAATCCCAGGAAACTATGAATACAACAGCTAAATCTAAATGTAAAATCCTTGCCATTGATGGCGGTGGTATTCGCGGTATTATTCCTGCAATGTTATTAGCAGAAATTGAAAAACGTACACAAAAACCAATATTTAGTTTGTTTGATTTAATTTCTGGTACTTCCAGTGGTGGAATTTTAGCACTGGGTTTAACAAAACCTAAGTCAATTTCTGGTGATCATTTATCTCTGGCAGAATATAGTGCGGAGGATCTTGTCCATCTATTTGTTGAGTATGGAGTGGAGATATTTTATGAACCATTATTTGAAAAATTATTAGGTCCCCTGGAGGATATTTTCTTCCAACCTAAGTATGCTTCTACAAGCAGAGAAGATATTTTAAAGCAATATTTTGGTAAATCTCTGTTGGAGAATAATCTTAAAGAGGTGTTTGTTACTAGTTATGATATTGAGCAGCGAATTCCCATATTTTTTACTAATAAACAGGAAAAACAACAAATAGAATCTAAAAAGTTTCGGAATTTATCTGGGGGTTTTTCACTTCTAGATGCAGCATTGGCAACGAGTGCTACTCCTACTTATTTTCCTCCCCATCGTATTGTTACTTCCCATAATACTAATGGTTTCTATACTTTAGTTGATGGTGGCGTTTTTGCTAATAATCCTGCCCATTTAGCTATTTTGGAAGCACAACTTAGTAGTAAAAAAGCGGGAAATAGGGTTCTGAATACGGAGGATATTGTAGTAGTTTCTTTGGGTACAGGTTCGTTAACAACTGTTTATCCTTATAACGAAGTTAAAAATTGGGGGCTTTTACAATGGGGAAGACCTCTTTTAAATATTATGTTTGATGGTGGTAGTGAAGTGGTATCCGGGGAGTTAGAAAGGTTATTTGAACCTAGTGA
- a CDS encoding phytanoyl-CoA dioxygenase family protein, which yields MEITKEQIEDYRETGLLFIPELFSTKEVAEMQAAVEDLSKQDIPGRILEKDKKTVRALHGCHNNSEIFDSLIRHPSLLASACEMLNSDVYIYQFKVNLKAAFSGDVWPWHQDYVFWDEEDGMPSPKALNVAVFLDECNEFNGPMYFIPGSHQQSLIHLGQKDSSEIPNNWESNVSAALKYSLDNNTIAKLTHKKGIVAPKGPAGSVLFFHSNLVHGSAPNISPYPRRLLIITYNSINNIPSFKGKPRPEFLVSRDHTPLKPLRGKVLI from the coding sequence GTGGAAATAACAAAAGAGCAAATAGAAGATTACAGAGAAACTGGACTACTATTTATCCCAGAACTATTCTCGACAAAAGAAGTTGCGGAAATGCAAGCTGCTGTTGAAGATTTGAGTAAACAAGATATACCAGGGCGCATTTTAGAAAAAGATAAAAAAACAGTACGCGCCCTACATGGATGTCATAACAACTCAGAAATTTTTGATTCCTTGATTCGACATCCTAGCCTCTTGGCATCTGCTTGTGAGATGCTCAATAGCGATGTTTATATTTACCAATTTAAAGTCAACCTGAAAGCAGCTTTTAGTGGCGATGTATGGCCATGGCATCAAGACTATGTATTTTGGGATGAGGAAGATGGGATGCCATCCCCCAAAGCCTTGAATGTTGCTGTATTTTTAGATGAATGTAACGAGTTTAATGGTCCAATGTATTTTATTCCTGGTTCTCATCAACAGAGCCTGATTCATTTAGGACAAAAAGACTCCTCAGAAATACCAAATAACTGGGAATCAAATGTTAGTGCTGCTCTCAAATACTCCCTGGATAACAATACTATAGCCAAGCTCACTCATAAAAAAGGTATAGTTGCACCAAAAGGACCCGCTGGTTCTGTCTTATTTTTTCACAGTAATTTAGTACACGGATCAGCACCTAATATTTCTCCTTACCCTCGGAGACTACTGATAATTACCTATAACAGCATCAACAACATACCAAGTTTTAAGGGAAAACCCAGACCAGAATTCTTAGTTAGCCGCGATCACACACCACTAAAACCTCTACGGGGCAAAGTCCTGATTTAA
- a CDS encoding aconitase/3-isopropylmalate dehydratase large subunit family protein, giving the protein MSQINKILNLGDDINTDDIIPAKRATADDPEILKEYALEHLIGVGELKKYNVIAAGENFGCGSSREIAPIAIKAAGIEKVQAKSFAEIFYRNSINIGLPLEIMGENQDNPVIEAIAKVGGLIPFNQMRRQGKITIPPSVTSPRSMTLVEKLLAKASGNAYVRPGEVVFAKVDLALSHDAVSSPVARIFYQHYGLEAKLWDAQKVVLVADHFIQVNDIRSDQKANVMYEQMVEFAKDQGCHLFDIVSPGEAAGICHVLLPEKGFVRPGMIIAGTDSHTCTYGALGAFSTGVGTTDMANIYAMGDMWMRVPPTLVFELSGTLPPHISAKDIILFILGKIGCAGATSKVMEFRGSILAQLPFDERLTLANMAIECGAICGLIVPDETTRNYVNNRTTQEFTEIIGDTDAEYEKVYQFDLSNLEPQIARPPKPDQVVPISELETTPITKAFIGSCTGGKLYDLAQAAAVLQGRQIADGVNLFIVPASVEIREKAQALGYLDIFTQAGAQVLKSGCGACINSGIGVLNKEETGVYATNRNFKGRSGDPTGKNYLASPRTVAISAIKGKISHVLD; this is encoded by the coding sequence ATGAGTCAAATCAATAAAATTTTAAATTTAGGTGATGATATTAATACAGATGATATAATTCCTGCCAAGCGAGCCACAGCCGATGATCCAGAGATTTTAAAAGAATATGCTCTAGAACATTTGATCGGAGTAGGAGAGTTAAAAAAATATAACGTTATTGCCGCCGGAGAAAATTTTGGTTGTGGTTCTAGTCGAGAAATTGCCCCCATAGCCATCAAAGCTGCTGGTATTGAAAAAGTGCAAGCTAAATCATTTGCAGAAATTTTTTATCGAAATAGTATCAATATAGGATTGCCCTTAGAAATTATGGGTGAAAATCAGGATAATCCAGTAATTGAGGCGATCGCCAAAGTCGGTGGACTCATACCCTTCAACCAGATGCGTCGTCAGGGAAAAATTACCATTCCCCCCAGTGTCACATCTCCACGCTCGATGACATTAGTGGAAAAACTCCTCGCCAAAGCCTCCGGTAATGCCTATGTCCGCCCTGGAGAAGTCGTATTTGCCAAAGTTGATTTAGCACTATCCCATGATGCCGTATCCAGTCCCGTAGCCCGAATATTTTATCAACACTATGGACTAGAAGCAAAACTATGGGATGCCCAAAAAGTAGTTTTAGTAGCAGACCATTTTATTCAAGTCAATGACATCCGTAGCGACCAAAAAGCCAATGTCATGTATGAACAGATGGTCGAGTTTGCTAAAGACCAAGGATGCCATCTATTTGATATAGTTTCACCAGGGGAAGCCGCCGGTATCTGTCATGTATTACTCCCAGAAAAAGGATTTGTTAGACCAGGAATGATCATTGCTGGGACAGATTCCCATACCTGCACCTACGGAGCATTAGGAGCATTTTCTACCGGAGTAGGAACTACAGACATGGCAAATATCTATGCTATGGGTGATATGTGGATGCGTGTCCCCCCAACATTAGTATTTGAACTGTCTGGAACTTTACCACCCCACATCAGTGCCAAAGATATTATCTTATTTATTCTGGGAAAAATTGGCTGTGCTGGTGCAACCAGTAAAGTAATGGAATTTAGAGGATCAATACTCGCACAACTTCCCTTTGACGAGCGTTTGACTCTAGCAAATATGGCCATAGAGTGTGGAGCAATCTGTGGTTTAATTGTTCCTGATGAAACCACCAGAAATTACGTAAATAATCGCACCACCCAAGAATTTACAGAAATTATTGGTGATACAGATGCCGAGTATGAAAAAGTCTATCAATTTGACCTCAGCAATCTAGAACCACAAATTGCTCGTCCTCCTAAACCAGACCAGGTAGTACCTATTAGTGAATTAGAAACAACTCCGATCACCAAAGCCTTTATCGGTTCATGCACAGGGGGAAAACTATACGATTTAGCTCAGGCCGCAGCAGTTTTACAGGGTCGGCAAATAGCAGATGGTGTAAATTTATTTATAGTCCCAGCTTCCGTAGAAATTCGGGAAAAAGCTCAAGCATTAGGTTATCTAGATATATTTACTCAAGCCGGCGCACAGGTTCTCAAATCAGGTTGTGGAGCTTGTATCAATTCAGGAATTGGAGTTTTGAACAAAGAAGAAACGGGGGTTTATGCAACCAATCGTAATTTTAAAGGACGCAGTGGCGATCCAACAGGCAAAAACTATCTGGCATCTCCAAGAACAGTGGCGATCTCAGCTATAAAAGGCAAAATCAGCCACGTTCTTGATTAA
- the leuB gene encoding 3-isopropylmalate dehydrogenase translates to MRSIDNPIYRIVAIPGEGIGPEVVEAAVRILQQVAKLEGFTIQVNYAWLGVTALEKFGSYFPQATIELCNGADGILFGAVTQGGLLELRKHYDFFCNLRPIRIIDSLLHKSSLRPEKVQGLDILIIRELVSGIYFGHAGRSQDETGEYGYHTMIYYDQEIRRIARQALQKAQQRRGLLTIAHKENALPHLPWTRLVQEEAREFPGVIVEPMLVDNLAMQMVINPQRFDVILAGNLFGDILSDIGGALVGSLGLLGSASLNADGFGLYEAIHGTAPDIAGQGIANPLGTLGACVLMLEQWGEMGAAQRITTAQERVLAQGYRTADLSPQGVEKLVNTETLIKLLLAEITKD, encoded by the coding sequence ATGAGGTCTATAGACAACCCAATCTATCGCATAGTTGCCATCCCCGGTGAAGGAATTGGCCCAGAAGTTGTAGAAGCTGCTGTGAGAATTCTGCAACAAGTAGCCAAACTGGAAGGATTTACCATCCAAGTAAATTATGCTTGGCTGGGTGTAACAGCCTTAGAAAAATTTGGTAGTTACTTTCCTCAAGCCACAATAGAGCTATGCAATGGAGCGGATGGAATTTTATTTGGTGCAGTTACTCAGGGCGGCCTGCTAGAACTAAGAAAACATTACGACTTTTTTTGCAATCTGCGGCCGATTCGGATTATAGATAGCCTGTTGCATAAATCCAGCCTCCGACCAGAAAAAGTTCAAGGTTTAGATATCCTCATCATTCGAGAATTGGTCAGTGGGATATATTTTGGTCATGCTGGACGTTCTCAGGATGAAACAGGAGAGTATGGCTACCATACCATGATCTATTACGATCAAGAGATTAGGCGAATCGCGCGTCAGGCATTGCAAAAAGCTCAACAGCGGCGGGGATTACTCACCATAGCCCATAAAGAAAACGCCCTACCTCATTTACCCTGGACTCGTCTAGTCCAAGAAGAAGCCAGAGAATTTCCAGGTGTGATTGTAGAACCAATGTTAGTAGATAACTTAGCTATGCAAATGGTAATCAATCCCCAAAGATTTGATGTAATTTTGGCAGGTAATCTATTTGGGGATATTCTTAGTGATATTGGTGGAGCTTTAGTGGGATCTTTGGGTTTACTAGGATCAGCCAGTTTGAATGCCGATGGATTTGGATTATACGAAGCCATTCATGGTACAGCCCCAGATATTGCCGGTCAAGGCATAGCTAACCCCTTGGGAACACTGGGAGCTTGTGTTTTAATGCTAGAACAGTGGGGAGAAATGGGGGCAGCCCAAAGAATTACGACAGCACAAGAGCGAGTTTTAGCCCAAGGATATCGGACAGCGGATTTGTCTCCCCAAGGAGTAGAAAAATTAGTTAATACTGAAACATTAATTAAACTTTTATTAGCCGAAATTACCAAAGATTAA